Proteins from a single region of Diaphorobacter limosus:
- a CDS encoding replication initiator protein A translates to MSSTALPSRQRPLQEREQLNLFHALPGDMAPRDSQDLMAYPFFSLGKSKRVKPIDFRAGNVTIRVEGTQEHGIATIWDADILIWAASQIVEAKDAGLRPSRLMRATPYEILRFIGRGKSLRDYQRLKAALDRLQSTTVATSIRETTGRRLHRFSWINEWKELADASGTPLGIELILPDWFYAGVFDAALVLTIDPAYFRLTGGIERWLYRLVRKHGGRQPGGWQFDFRHLYRKSGSATRFSDFAYDLRALVARQSLPGYVLGIERMPDNGAELLTFRPVPFTARG, encoded by the coding sequence ATGTCCAGCACCGCGCTGCCGTCCCGGCAGCGGCCGTTGCAAGAGCGCGAACAGCTCAACCTGTTCCACGCCTTGCCGGGCGACATGGCACCGCGCGACAGCCAGGATTTGATGGCCTATCCGTTCTTCTCACTCGGCAAGTCCAAGCGGGTCAAGCCCATCGACTTCCGGGCGGGCAACGTCACGATCCGCGTGGAAGGCACGCAGGAGCACGGCATCGCCACGATTTGGGATGCGGACATCCTCATTTGGGCGGCCTCGCAGATCGTGGAAGCAAAGGACGCGGGCTTGCGGCCGTCGCGGCTGATGCGCGCCACGCCCTACGAGATCCTGCGCTTCATCGGGCGCGGCAAGTCGCTGCGCGACTACCAGCGCCTCAAGGCCGCGCTGGATCGCCTGCAATCGACCACGGTGGCCACGTCCATCCGCGAGACGACCGGGCGGCGCCTGCACCGCTTCTCGTGGATCAACGAATGGAAGGAGCTGGCCGATGCCAGCGGCACGCCGCTGGGTATCGAGCTGATCCTGCCGGACTGGTTCTATGCGGGCGTGTTCGATGCGGCCCTGGTGCTGACCATCGACCCGGCGTATTTCAGGCTGACGGGCGGCATCGAGCGGTGGCTTTATCGCCTGGTGCGCAAGCACGGCGGCAGGCAGCCGGGCGGCTGGCAGTTCGATTTCCGACACCTGTATCGGAAATCGGGCAGCGCCACGCGCTTCTCGGACTTCGCCTACGACTTGCGCGCGCTGGTCGCGCGGCAGTCACTGCCTGGCTACGTCCTGGGCATCGAGCGGATGCCGGACAACGGTGCCGAGCTGCTGACCTTCCGGCCCGTGCCGTTCACGGCACGGGGATAA
- a CDS encoding helix-turn-helix domain-containing protein encodes MRPAPLRPAATVSTTAAAQPQRYLTNDEAADYLRLSPRTLEKQRVIGGGPRFRKFGRRVMYAVADLDAWAADRSFETTSDPEYAEQHSADSRAR; translated from the coding sequence ATGCGTCCCGCTCCCTTGCGGCCTGCCGCCACTGTCTCGACCACTGCCGCTGCGCAGCCGCAGCGTTACCTCACCAACGACGAAGCCGCCGACTACTTGCGCCTGTCGCCGCGCACGCTGGAGAAGCAGCGCGTGATCGGCGGCGGCCCGCGCTTTCGCAAGTTCGGCCGGCGCGTCATGTACGCCGTGGCCGACCTCGATGCGTGGGCCGCGGATCGCAGCTTTGAGACGACTTCTGATCCCGAATACGCTGAGCAGCACTCGGCCGACAGCCGTGCGCGCTGA
- a CDS encoding DUF2285 domain-containing protein: MGNPHHLAHWYPTAAYLYILGLDALALAWEYLRRHPDYRLDWLRRARRPDAAQRWGLRLLEDPALDAREAYPAWVPGHDAVVQLYPDADPPQGATTFAFWRIPGHKQLLHDGKGLMLIARSPGHWQRFVLAPGLEDGMAVAHAYRGRGVTHAPDTPAPMARPRPPPAALLELHTLQALDATLAGASSRDVAEGLFGADAVVDWYSDGGLRSKVRRLARRGDALMRGGYRRLAQLSPLEKGRFEGDAKRP, encoded by the coding sequence ATGGGCAACCCTCACCATCTCGCGCACTGGTATCCGACCGCTGCCTACCTCTACATCCTGGGCCTGGATGCACTCGCGCTGGCCTGGGAGTACCTGCGCAGGCATCCCGATTACCGGCTCGACTGGCTGCGCCGTGCGCGCCGCCCCGATGCTGCGCAGCGCTGGGGCCTGCGCCTGCTGGAAGACCCGGCCCTGGATGCGCGCGAGGCGTATCCGGCCTGGGTACCCGGCCACGATGCCGTGGTGCAGCTCTATCCGGACGCTGATCCGCCGCAGGGTGCCACCACCTTCGCGTTCTGGCGCATCCCCGGCCACAAGCAACTGCTGCACGACGGCAAGGGGCTGATGCTGATCGCGCGAAGCCCCGGCCATTGGCAGCGCTTCGTACTGGCGCCCGGCCTGGAAGACGGCATGGCCGTGGCCCATGCCTATCGCGGTCGCGGCGTCACGCATGCGCCCGACACGCCGGCGCCAATGGCCCGGCCCAGGCCGCCCCCCGCTGCGCTGCTGGAACTGCACACCTTGCAGGCGCTGGACGCGACCCTGGCGGGCGCGTCCTCACGCGACGTCGCCGAAGGGCTGTTCGGCGCCGATGCCGTGGTCGATTGGTACAGCGACGGCGGCCTGCGCTCGAAGGTGCGCCGCCTGGCACGGCGTGGCGATGCGCTGATGCGCGGCGGCTACCGCCGCCTAGCACAACTGTCCCCGCTTGAGAAGGGTCGTTTTGAAGGCGACGCAAAACGGCCCTGA
- a CDS encoding DUF2958 domain-containing protein translates to MNRLITEDERRQLLAHGQSRAAGQAIDPLPVVRLFTPDAHATWLLAALDPADGDTAHGLIDLGISMPELGTVKLSDLAAIVGPRQQPVMRDRYFQAVRPLSEYLRLAQKNGSVVD, encoded by the coding sequence ATGAACCGACTCATCACCGAAGACGAGCGCAGGCAGTTGCTGGCCCACGGCCAATCCCGGGCCGCTGGCCAAGCCATCGACCCGCTGCCCGTGGTGCGGCTGTTCACGCCGGATGCCCATGCCACCTGGTTGCTGGCTGCACTTGACCCGGCCGATGGCGATACGGCCCACGGCCTGATCGACCTCGGGATCAGCATGCCCGAGCTGGGAACGGTGAAGCTCTCCGACCTCGCTGCCATCGTTGGGCCCCGCCAGCAGCCGGTGATGCGGGATCGGTATTTCCAGGCGGTGCGGCCTCTGTCGGAATACCTGCGGCTGGCGCAGAAGAACGGTTCCGTCGTCGATTGA
- a CDS encoding helix-turn-helix domain-containing protein — protein sequence MAAKHTLSEALKTIRKARGLSQEAFSDVSSRTYMSSLERDLKSPTLNKLAELCEVMEVHPLTLLTLAYAGDDAQRAEQLLAQVRQELEAMLKKDDAQ from the coding sequence TTGGCAGCGAAACACACATTGTCGGAGGCGTTGAAGACCATCAGGAAGGCGCGTGGACTGAGCCAGGAAGCCTTCTCGGATGTGTCCAGCCGTACCTACATGAGTTCGCTGGAGCGCGACCTGAAAAGTCCCACCTTGAACAAGCTCGCCGAGCTGTGCGAGGTCATGGAGGTTCACCCGCTCACGCTGTTGACGCTGGCCTATGCCGGCGACGACGCGCAGCGGGCCGAGCAGCTTCTGGCACAAGTGCGGCAGGAGCTGGAGGCCATGCTGAAGAAAGACGATGCGCAGTAG
- a CDS encoding DUF736 domain-containing protein, which yields MATIGTFTADKDGFTGTLRTLTLNIKAKLVPNDKGDNEHAPDFRVQAAGFDIGAAWKKVSKAERPYVSVTLDDPSFPATVYARLIEDEDGTHTLIWSRSKPQAA from the coding sequence ATGGCAACCATCGGCACCTTCACCGCGGACAAAGACGGCTTCACCGGCACGCTGCGCACCCTGACCCTCAACATCAAGGCCAAGCTGGTTCCCAACGACAAGGGGGACAACGAGCACGCCCCGGACTTCCGGGTACAGGCGGCAGGCTTCGACATCGGCGCGGCGTGGAAAAAGGTCAGCAAGGCCGAACGGCCCTACGTGTCCGTGACCCTCGACGATCCTTCGTTCCCGGCCACGGTCTATGCCCGGCTGATTGAGGACGAAGACGGCACGCATACGCTGATCTGGTCGCGCAGCAAGCCCCAGGCGGCCTGA
- a CDS encoding DMT family transporter, which translates to MTGRSSILAALAAALLFGASTPFAKQMVGDVSPIMLAGLLYLGSGIGLWTVRLIRDRGFAALGLPAREWPWLLGAIASGGVLGPLLLMIGLAHTTAADASLLLNMEAVLTAVLAWVVFRENADRRIVLGIAFIVAGGLLLAWPQHDGMGQSSTLGSLAVAGACLCWAVDNNLTRKVSASDAVFIAGTKGLVAGATNLALALALGATLPAWPRVAQAMSVGLAGYGVSLVLFVLALRGLGSARTGAYFSTAPFIGAAIAIVALGEPTSGVFWLAAALMGVGVWLHLTERHEHAHTHEPLAHAHRHVHDEHHRHTHDFPWDGVEPHAHPHRHEPLSHRHPHFPDVHHQHSH; encoded by the coding sequence ATGACAGGCCGCTCCTCCATCCTCGCCGCCCTGGCCGCCGCACTGCTGTTCGGTGCTAGCACGCCCTTCGCCAAGCAGATGGTCGGCGACGTGTCGCCCATCATGCTGGCCGGCCTGCTGTACCTGGGCAGCGGCATCGGCCTGTGGACCGTTCGCCTCATCAGAGATCGCGGCTTTGCCGCGCTCGGCCTGCCCGCGCGGGAATGGCCCTGGCTGCTTGGCGCCATCGCCAGTGGCGGCGTGCTGGGCCCCTTGCTGCTGATGATCGGGCTGGCGCACACCACGGCCGCCGATGCCTCGCTGCTGCTGAATATGGAGGCGGTGCTGACGGCCGTGCTGGCATGGGTCGTCTTCCGGGAAAACGCCGACCGACGCATCGTGCTGGGCATAGCCTTCATCGTGGCGGGTGGCCTGCTGCTGGCCTGGCCGCAACACGATGGCATGGGACAGAGCAGCACGCTGGGCAGCTTGGCCGTGGCCGGCGCCTGCCTGTGCTGGGCCGTGGACAACAACTTGACGCGCAAGGTGTCGGCCTCTGATGCGGTTTTCATCGCGGGCACCAAAGGACTGGTGGCGGGCGCCACGAACCTCGCGCTGGCACTGGCGCTCGGCGCAACGCTGCCGGCCTGGCCGCGCGTGGCACAGGCCATGAGCGTCGGACTGGCCGGCTACGGCGTCAGCCTGGTGCTGTTCGTGCTGGCCTTGCGCGGCCTCGGCTCGGCCCGCACGGGGGCGTACTTCTCGACAGCACCCTTCATCGGAGCCGCCATCGCCATCGTGGCCCTGGGTGAGCCGACCTCGGGTGTGTTCTGGCTGGCGGCGGCGCTGATGGGGGTGGGCGTCTGGCTGCACCTGACCGAGCGGCACGAACACGCGCACACGCATGAGCCCCTGGCACATGCCCACCGGCATGTGCATGACGAACACCACCGCCACACACATGACTTCCCCTGGGATGGCGTCGAGCCGCACGCCCACCCGCATCGGCATGAGCCCCTCTCGCACCGCCATCCGCACTTCCCGGACGTGCATCACCAACACAGCCATTAG